A window of the Deltaproteobacteria bacterium HGW-Deltaproteobacteria-18 genome harbors these coding sequences:
- a CDS encoding RNA polymerase subunit sigma-24: MDKPDNDRDDAWAVERTLSGDREAFAVLIRRYQGPVYRLMLRFSRDECDAAEMAQDAFVRAYERLAAYDSRRRFFTWLYTLALNLARDHARRLKHAPQCRQDLDTTLADKGRDPLASLEAARLLDVLRGLPPKYSEALALRYIEDLHLDEVAETLGLTVSGAKMRVHRGLRMMREHFGEEEKS; this comes from the coding sequence ATGGATAAACCGGATAACGACAGAGACGACGCCTGGGCCGTAGAGCGGACCCTGAGTGGCGACCGAGAGGCCTTCGCCGTCCTCATCCGGCGTTATCAGGGGCCTGTCTACCGCCTCATGCTGCGTTTTTCGCGGGATGAATGCGACGCCGCAGAGATGGCCCAGGACGCATTTGTCAGGGCCTACGAACGCCTGGCCGCCTACGATTCGCGCCGGCGATTCTTCACTTGGCTCTACACTCTGGCCCTGAACCTGGCTCGGGATCACGCGCGACGACTCAAGCACGCTCCCCAGTGCAGACAGGACCTGGACACGACCCTGGCCGATAAAGGCCGCGACCCGCTGGCCAGTCTCGAAGCCGCCAGACTTCTGGATGTCCTGCGTGGCCTGCCACCCAAATACTCCGAGGCCCTGGCCTTGCGGTACATCGAGGACCTGCACCTGGACGAGGTGGCCGAAACCCTGGGCTTGACGGTAAGCGGCGCCAAGATGCGCGTGCACAGGGGACTGCGTATGATGAGGGAACATTTCGGGGAGGAAGAAAAATCATGA
- a CDS encoding glycoside hydrolase family 13: MNNEHQNNTSRDRLASGLRGLGGMDPGADFASRVMERIGSAAPLPLPKRRSERVLDWFVRPRTLRVSPLAGLAAAACLLLAMGLLLRLGFDPGNRVPAGLSPVTFVLAAPSAREVAVIGSFNGWNAAGWTMTRDPSRGLWTLSSSLPPGSHEYVFLIDGTTPVADTMAALNVDDGFGGRNSVLLVKSGHGSIL, encoded by the coding sequence ATGAACAATGAGCATCAAAACAACACTTCGCGGGACAGGCTCGCTTCCGGCCTGCGAGGCCTGGGCGGCATGGATCCGGGAGCGGACTTCGCTTCCCGCGTCATGGAGCGCATCGGCTCTGCGGCTCCCCTACCCCTTCCCAAGCGCCGATCGGAGCGCGTCCTCGACTGGTTCGTCAGGCCACGCACCCTGCGAGTCTCACCCCTGGCCGGCTTGGCTGCCGCGGCCTGCCTGCTGCTGGCCATGGGCCTGCTCCTCAGGCTGGGCTTCGATCCCGGCAACCGGGTACCGGCAGGACTCTCCCCTGTGACCTTCGTCCTGGCCGCGCCGTCGGCCCGGGAAGTGGCCGTCATCGGCAGCTTCAACGGCTGGAACGCCGCCGGGTGGACCATGACCCGCGACCCGTCCCGGGGCCTGTGGACCCTTTCGTCGTCCCTGCCGCCCGGCAGTCACGAGTATGTGTTTCTCATCGACGGAACCACGCCCGTGGCCGACACCATGGCCGCGCTCAACGTCGACGACGGCTTCGGCGGCCGCAACTCTGTCCTGCTGGTGAAAAGCGGCCATGGCTCGATTCTCTAG
- the hisC gene encoding histidinol-phosphate transaminase — MLDLERLVPAHVRSFEVYTPSKPDQELMRLFRVDRLHRLNNNENPLGPPPEAARIVQGFPPRLTPIYPSGDAYALRQILAARFAKSPDQFLVGNGSCEVISSVIKAFCAEGDNIVTADRTFAVYEWVAEFSGIEARLIPLRDFGFDPDAMLAARDDRTKILFVCNPNNPTGTWWDTATLRRFLDAVDGRQIVVLDEAYYEFVEQAGFPDGMKLLERYPNLVVFRTFSKMYALAALRIGYLCSSPAVVDIIRRTHVVYSVNALAQQAAAAAMENDAPFIATTRAMVAAGKKKVLALCGELDLTCQCGEGNFVMIRVPASDTLLYRKLMAKGVMIRTMTGFRFPGWIRVSMAQEDVMEEFCAALRDVLRA; from the coding sequence ATGCTGGATCTTGAACGACTGGTACCGGCCCACGTCCGGAGCTTCGAGGTCTATACGCCGAGCAAACCCGACCAGGAGCTGATGCGCCTCTTCCGGGTCGACCGCCTGCACCGGCTCAACAACAACGAGAACCCCCTGGGCCCGCCGCCCGAGGCCGCCCGCATCGTCCAGGGGTTCCCTCCCCGTCTGACGCCCATCTACCCCAGCGGCGATGCCTACGCCCTGCGCCAGATCCTGGCCGCGCGCTTCGCCAAGTCGCCGGACCAGTTTCTGGTCGGCAACGGCTCGTGCGAGGTCATTTCCAGCGTCATCAAGGCATTTTGCGCCGAGGGAGACAACATCGTCACGGCCGACAGGACCTTTGCCGTGTACGAGTGGGTGGCCGAGTTTTCGGGCATAGAGGCCAGGCTCATCCCCCTCAGGGATTTCGGGTTCGACCCCGACGCCATGCTCGCCGCCCGCGACGATCGCACCAAGATCCTCTTCGTCTGCAACCCCAACAACCCCACGGGCACATGGTGGGACACGGCCACCCTGCGCCGTTTCCTGGACGCCGTGGACGGCCGGCAGATCGTCGTCCTGGACGAGGCGTACTACGAATTCGTGGAGCAGGCAGGCTTCCCGGACGGCATGAAACTGCTGGAGCGCTACCCCAACCTGGTGGTCTTCCGCACCTTCTCAAAGATGTACGCCCTGGCGGCGCTGCGCATCGGCTACCTGTGCAGCTCCCCGGCAGTGGTCGACATCATCCGCCGCACCCACGTGGTCTATTCGGTCAACGCCCTCGCCCAGCAGGCCGCAGCCGCGGCCATGGAAAACGACGCCCCCTTCATCGCCACCACCCGCGCCATGGTCGCTGCGGGCAAGAAAAAAGTCCTGGCCCTGTGCGGGGAGCTGGACCTGACCTGTCAGTGCGGCGAGGGGAACTTCGTCATGATCCGCGTTCCTGCCTCCGACACCCTGCTTTACCGCAAGCTCATGGCCAAGGGGGTCATGATCCGCACCATGACGGGCTTTCGCTTCCCGGGCTGGATCAGGGTCAGCATGGCTCAGGAAGACGTGATGGAGGAGTTCTGCGCGGCCCTGCGCGACGTGCTTCGCGCCTGA
- a CDS encoding SulP family inorganic anion transporter has protein sequence MKSLLTELTDDLLSQKVVPALALGCVIGVLIVVIEVSLSAMIFSGSLAPLATRASGLLLFGAVVMGILLALTSSFRSIICLPQDAPVAVLAGMGPAVVAAMGMASPEATFMTMVASIGSATLATGLALTAIGHFRLTNLFRFMPYPVVGGFLAGGGWLLTLGGVSVMSGMDVNFDTMKSLLDASPLLKWGPGALYAILLWVALKRWPHFLILPASLLVVTAAYYVAFQIAGMTLAEARSSGILLSGVPATGLWPAFSPAELKMVRWDVVLDQLPVMGAVFLVTLIGLLLNVSGIDLGGGVDVDFNKEFRNAGLANIASSLGGSSPGAHALSLSLLCRMTGAYTRLAGLVASAVVAAVLFAGGAALEFFPLPVLGGLLVFLGIDIMDSWLYSTYRKLPLSDYLVLGSIFLSICLLGFLKGVGVGLLITTVLFIIRFSRIDVIRERFNGTVRHSRKNRSIPSRTILQTNGNRLQGYQLSGYLFFGSAARLSEELKAGLSVSPRPWCMLLDFSGVSGFDVSSVNALQRVIQSAHSATIPIVISNSSNRFRDTLSRALAPAVLEGIRFTADLDQGLELCEDMILEKFERMLETQASAKESLFDQTVDDMMAHLDRQSVFEALMEQLAPWLTKRSYAEGDVIVAQGAAYEGMHLIMWGSATSRSTDRNSRLAHYDAGAVVAPKAAFGSCTATEHMEADGVCRIAVLTAEARNLLEQEAPALALQLDRYIMDCPA, from the coding sequence ATGAAATCACTACTCACGGAACTTACGGACGACCTGTTGTCGCAGAAAGTCGTCCCTGCACTGGCTCTCGGTTGTGTCATTGGCGTTCTCATTGTCGTCATCGAGGTTTCCCTGAGCGCCATGATCTTCTCGGGCTCGCTTGCACCGCTTGCGACGCGAGCTTCGGGGCTGCTGCTTTTCGGCGCGGTCGTCATGGGTATCCTCCTCGCCCTGACCAGTTCCTTCCGTTCCATCATCTGTTTGCCTCAGGATGCTCCGGTGGCTGTCCTCGCGGGAATGGGCCCTGCCGTAGTCGCCGCCATGGGAATGGCGTCCCCGGAAGCAACGTTCATGACCATGGTCGCCTCCATCGGTTCGGCGACTCTCGCCACTGGCCTGGCGCTTACAGCCATCGGTCATTTCAGACTGACCAACCTGTTCCGCTTTATGCCCTATCCTGTTGTAGGCGGCTTTCTGGCAGGCGGCGGATGGCTTCTCACCTTGGGGGGCGTCTCGGTCATGAGCGGTATGGACGTCAATTTCGACACGATGAAGAGCCTGCTGGATGCATCACCGCTTCTGAAGTGGGGGCCAGGCGCCCTGTATGCCATCCTTCTTTGGGTTGCCCTGAAGCGCTGGCCGCATTTTCTCATCCTTCCTGCATCGCTGCTTGTCGTGACTGCGGCCTATTATGTTGCATTCCAGATCGCCGGGATGACGCTGGCCGAAGCCCGTTCCTCCGGCATTCTTCTTTCCGGCGTGCCGGCCACTGGCCTCTGGCCCGCCTTCAGCCCGGCCGAACTCAAAATGGTGCGCTGGGATGTCGTGCTCGACCAGTTGCCTGTCATGGGGGCGGTTTTTCTGGTCACCCTGATCGGGCTCCTGCTGAACGTGAGCGGCATCGACCTTGGGGGAGGCGTTGACGTTGATTTCAACAAGGAGTTTCGCAACGCCGGTCTGGCAAACATTGCCAGCTCACTGGGCGGCAGTTCCCCCGGAGCCCACGCGCTTTCGCTTTCCCTCCTCTGCCGGATGACGGGTGCCTACACCCGTCTGGCAGGACTTGTGGCCTCGGCCGTTGTCGCCGCGGTTCTCTTTGCCGGTGGCGCGGCACTGGAATTCTTCCCCCTGCCTGTACTCGGCGGCCTGCTTGTCTTCCTTGGCATCGACATCATGGATAGCTGGCTCTACAGCACATACCGCAAACTTCCCCTGTCCGACTATCTTGTGCTGGGCAGCATTTTTCTTTCCATCTGTCTTCTGGGATTCCTGAAGGGAGTCGGAGTCGGGCTGCTGATTACCACGGTGCTTTTCATCATCCGCTTCAGCAGGATCGATGTGATCAGGGAAAGGTTCAACGGCACCGTGCGGCACAGTCGCAAAAACCGCTCAATCCCGAGTCGGACCATCCTGCAGACGAACGGGAACAGGCTTCAGGGATACCAGCTGAGCGGCTATCTGTTCTTTGGCTCCGCCGCTCGCCTGAGCGAGGAACTCAAGGCCGGACTGAGCGTTTCTCCCCGGCCCTGGTGCATGCTCCTGGATTTTTCCGGCGTTTCGGGGTTTGACGTATCTTCCGTCAATGCTCTGCAGCGCGTCATTCAGTCTGCGCACAGCGCAACGATCCCCATCGTGATTTCAAACTCGTCCAATCGTTTCAGGGATACGCTGTCGCGAGCCCTCGCCCCGGCGGTCCTGGAGGGGATTCGCTTCACGGCAGACCTCGATCAGGGACTTGAGCTCTGCGAAGACATGATCCTGGAAAAATTCGAGCGGATGCTGGAAACTCAGGCGTCGGCAAAAGAAAGCCTTTTCGATCAGACCGTGGATGACATGATGGCCCATCTGGACAGGCAGAGCGTTTTTGAAGCGCTGATGGAACAGCTGGCTCCGTGGCTCACGAAACGCTCCTACGCAGAAGGCGATGTCATCGTTGCGCAGGGAGCTGCGTATGAAGGCATGCATCTGATCATGTGGGGTTCCGCAACTTCCAGGTCTACGGACAGGAATTCCCGTCTTGCGCACTACGATGCCGGGGCTGTTGTCGCTCCCAAGGCGGCTTTCGGCTCCTGCACCGCCACGGAACACATGGAAGCGGATGGGGTCTGCCGCATCGCCGTGCTCACGGCGGAAGCCCGGAATCTGCTCGAACAGGAAGCTCCCGCTCTCGCTCTGCAGCTGGACCGCTACATAATGGACTGTCCCGCATAG
- a CDS encoding anti-sigma factor antagonist, with protein sequence MNIETRIVETKALLTCTGRMDAVSAPRFEAACMELLAQGHASLVVDLGGLEYISSAGLRSILSSVKKLKASGGGLAFCGLSCMVDEVFRVSGFLKLFRIHASAAEALEG encoded by the coding sequence ATGAATATTGAAACCCGGATCGTCGAAACCAAAGCCCTGCTGACCTGCACCGGACGAATGGACGCCGTCTCGGCACCCCGCTTCGAGGCCGCCTGCATGGAGTTGCTCGCACAGGGACACGCGAGCCTCGTCGTGGACCTGGGCGGCCTCGAGTACATCAGTTCCGCCGGACTGCGCAGCATTCTGTCCTCCGTCAAAAAGCTCAAGGCCTCCGGCGGAGGCCTCGCCTTCTGCGGCCTGTCCTGCATGGTGGACGAGGTTTTCAGGGTTTCGGGCTTCCTGAAGCTGTTCCGGATTCACGCTTCGGCAGCCGAAGCGCTCGAGGGCTGA
- a CDS encoding carbon monoxide dehydrogenase has protein sequence MPHEPYDIGPARPRLDALAKACGTEPFSADSYLPGLLWAGARRCGVPHGILRGVDAAAARSLPGVHAVLTRDDVPGSNRQGIVHKDMPVLCGTKVRHCGDPVALVVAESRDVLREALSLIRVDIEPLPTLADIDAALAPDAPLVHEAHGSNILLAAEIRKGDAEEALAQCDVILEETFFTPSQAHAFLETENGLARLDDDGVLHLTVSTQAPFRDRFEIGHALGLAPWKIRVHSPFLGGGFGGKDGATVQCLLALAALRLPGRTIKMWWDREESFLAGYKRHAARMHYRLGAMNDGTLKSVVCRLWYDSGAYAHLGGEIMELGMEHAAGPYRVAHMDCRGLCVYTNNPVGGAFRGFGVAQVSLAFEGMMDRLAARLGRDPLDLRRQNALRRGDRNCAGVTLTSSVGLDECLRTVRDHEFWTTRHEWKKAAPPFTRRGVGVAAVFNGMGYGRGLADNAIAKIELTPDGRFVIYSGVPDMGQGNASTFAQIAGEMLCQDAARLEVIQPDTERAHPSGSASAGRTTYTFGQALIKACELMTAKLVRRAALALMIDEPGGFTLVPGAVRHLPTGKELPLAAMGAMLPRDDRVCVAEYLMPVSREVPDTGKDFPIGFPHLIFPFAAHLVRVEVDELTGLVRVCDYLAATDGGRVLNPLNFHQQIEGAVAQGLGFALMEGFGTENARITTPDLSTYLIPTSLDLPDTRSVAVETLEHSGPFGMKGVGEVGLNGPLPAVASALSDALGARIDRAPVTPAMILKLLASRGAQA, from the coding sequence ATGCCTCATGAACCTTACGATATCGGCCCCGCCCGCCCCCGCCTGGACGCCCTGGCCAAGGCGTGCGGAACGGAGCCATTCAGCGCCGACAGCTACCTGCCCGGCCTGCTCTGGGCCGGGGCCAGGCGTTGCGGCGTGCCCCACGGCATCCTTCGCGGCGTCGACGCAGCCGCGGCCAGGAGCCTGCCCGGCGTGCACGCCGTCCTGACCCGCGATGACGTGCCGGGATCGAACCGGCAGGGCATCGTGCACAAGGACATGCCCGTGCTGTGCGGGACGAAGGTCCGCCATTGCGGGGATCCCGTGGCCCTTGTGGTGGCGGAATCGCGCGACGTACTGCGAGAGGCGCTGTCCCTCATCCGAGTGGACATCGAGCCCCTGCCGACCCTGGCCGACATCGACGCGGCCCTGGCCCCGGACGCCCCGCTCGTCCACGAGGCGCACGGATCAAACATCCTGCTGGCCGCAGAGATTCGCAAGGGGGACGCCGAAGAGGCCCTGGCGCAGTGCGATGTGATCCTCGAGGAAACCTTCTTCACCCCCTCCCAGGCCCATGCGTTCCTGGAGACCGAGAACGGCCTGGCCCGTCTGGACGATGACGGCGTCCTGCACCTGACCGTCTCCACACAGGCCCCTTTCCGCGACCGCTTCGAGATCGGGCACGCCCTGGGGCTGGCGCCCTGGAAGATCCGCGTCCACAGCCCGTTCCTCGGCGGCGGGTTCGGCGGCAAGGACGGGGCCACGGTGCAGTGCCTCCTGGCTCTTGCCGCCCTGCGCCTCCCAGGGCGGACCATCAAGATGTGGTGGGACAGGGAGGAGAGTTTTTTGGCCGGCTACAAGCGCCACGCGGCCCGGATGCACTACCGGCTGGGCGCCATGAACGACGGCACGCTCAAAAGCGTGGTCTGCCGCCTGTGGTACGACAGCGGGGCCTACGCCCACCTGGGCGGCGAGATCATGGAACTGGGCATGGAGCACGCCGCAGGGCCCTACCGCGTGGCTCACATGGATTGCCGGGGCCTGTGCGTCTACACCAACAACCCCGTGGGCGGGGCCTTCCGGGGCTTCGGCGTGGCCCAGGTCAGCCTGGCCTTCGAGGGCATGATGGACCGTCTGGCCGCCCGGCTCGGCCGTGACCCGCTGGACCTGCGCCGCCAGAACGCCCTGCGCCGCGGGGACCGCAACTGCGCGGGCGTCACCCTGACCTCCTCCGTGGGCCTTGACGAGTGCCTGCGCACGGTCCGGGACCACGAGTTCTGGACCACGCGCCACGAATGGAAAAAGGCAGCTCCTCCGTTCACCCGCCGCGGCGTCGGCGTGGCCGCCGTCTTCAACGGCATGGGCTACGGCCGGGGTCTGGCCGACAACGCCATCGCCAAGATCGAGCTGACCCCGGACGGTCGCTTCGTCATCTACAGCGGCGTCCCTGACATGGGTCAGGGCAACGCCTCCACCTTCGCCCAGATCGCAGGCGAAATGCTCTGCCAGGACGCCGCACGTCTCGAAGTCATCCAGCCGGACACGGAGCGCGCCCACCCGTCGGGCTCGGCCTCGGCCGGCCGGACCACCTACACCTTCGGCCAGGCGCTGATCAAGGCCTGCGAGCTCATGACCGCCAAGCTCGTCCGCCGCGCGGCCCTGGCCCTCATGATCGACGAGCCCGGCGGCTTCACCCTGGTGCCCGGGGCGGTCAGGCACCTGCCCACGGGCAAGGAGCTGCCCCTGGCCGCCATGGGCGCCATGCTGCCCCGTGACGACCGCGTCTGCGTGGCCGAATACCTCATGCCCGTCTCCCGCGAGGTGCCGGACACGGGCAAGGATTTCCCCATCGGCTTCCCGCACCTGATCTTCCCCTTCGCGGCGCACCTGGTGCGCGTCGAGGTCGACGAACTGACCGGCCTGGTGCGGGTCTGCGACTATCTCGCGGCCACCGACGGCGGCCGCGTCCTCAACCCGCTGAACTTCCACCAGCAGATCGAGGGAGCCGTGGCCCAGGGGCTCGGCTTCGCCCTGATGGAGGGCTTCGGGACCGAAAACGCGCGCATCACGACCCCCGACCTGTCGACCTACCTCATCCCCACCAGCCTGGACCTCCCGGACACGCGGTCCGTGGCCGTGGAGACGCTGGAGCACAGCGGCCCCTTCGGCATGAAGGGCGTGGGCGAGGTGGGCCTGAACGGGCCGTTGCCGGCCGTGGCCTCGGCCCTGTCCGACGCGCTGGGCGCGCGCATCGACCGCGCTCCGGTCACGCCGGCCATGATTCTTAAACTTCTGGCCTCACGCGGAGCGCAGGCATGA
- a CDS encoding ferredoxin, which translates to MIIRFCINGRDTELDVRGDERAVDILRERLGLTGTKEGCGTGECGACAILVDGRARLSCLTLAAQLDGRNLTTIEGLGSPEAPHPLQQSFAERGAVQCGFCTPGMVVTAADLLARDPHPGREAIREALSGNLCRCTGYSRILDAVHKVDER; encoded by the coding sequence ATGATCATCCGTTTTTGCATCAACGGCCGGGACACGGAACTCGACGTGCGCGGCGACGAGCGCGCCGTGGACATCCTGCGCGAAAGGCTGGGGCTGACCGGCACCAAGGAAGGCTGCGGTACCGGCGAATGCGGCGCGTGCGCCATCCTGGTCGACGGGCGGGCCCGCCTGTCGTGCCTCACGCTGGCTGCCCAGCTTGACGGCCGGAACCTGACCACCATCGAGGGGCTCGGCAGCCCCGAGGCTCCCCACCCCCTGCAGCAATCCTTCGCCGAGCGCGGTGCCGTGCAGTGCGGATTCTGCACGCCGGGCATGGTCGTGACCGCCGCGGATCTCCTGGCCCGCGACCCGCACCCCGGCCGCGAGGCCATACGCGAAGCCCTGTCCGGCAACCTCTGCCGCTGCACGGGCTACTCCCGCATCCTCGATGCGGTGCACAAGGTGGACGAACGATGA
- a CDS encoding MFS transporter, which produces MGDTDSPQGQFSSGKRQPSSLRTAYIQPYQEDAMSPNAALFTYPFVSLCLVALFGFGNIAVFYGLYPYLISMGISPFWAGWILALEPLAAFVLRPFISPGLGPGNALPVMRASLVMIALALLGYAWATSLPALICLRVFHGAAFVSLVSATTALLVHFIPPSRSGQGFGLFSLTTMLPFAVMPPLMEYLLRVVPDAGHAYAWVSLMTLPALALLAPLGPHARQAHENERQSSSRRPSTGLADIRSALENPGVALVLGAGLLTFLGSTLLFFFMKDFGASIGLANAGLFFTVSTGATIAVRLFGSSRFDRLDKRRTLMLTFLALAGCYASYSLVASPLPFLLAAALFGACMGVAMPLLQSTLFHLADPSKRGLTANLMLSTMDAGYVLGPWLGGMMLGMGLSHAALFRLSALLALGAWLLIRQSGQPSPATFNPSHGRTP; this is translated from the coding sequence ATGGGAGATACCGATTCGCCGCAAGGGCAATTCTCCTCTGGCAAAAGACAACCAAGCTCGTTAAGGACTGCATATATCCAACCGTATCAGGAAGATGCAATGTCCCCGAACGCCGCCCTCTTTACCTACCCTTTCGTATCCCTGTGCCTGGTGGCCCTGTTCGGGTTCGGCAATATCGCCGTTTTCTACGGCCTCTATCCCTATCTCATTTCCATGGGCATCTCGCCCTTCTGGGCCGGTTGGATTCTCGCCCTGGAGCCCCTGGCCGCCTTCGTGCTGCGTCCATTCATCAGCCCCGGCCTCGGGCCGGGCAACGCCCTGCCGGTCATGCGCGCAAGCCTGGTCATGATCGCTCTGGCCCTGCTTGGCTACGCCTGGGCCACGAGTCTTCCCGCGCTCATCTGCCTGCGCGTCTTTCACGGCGCGGCCTTCGTGAGCCTGGTCTCGGCCACCACCGCGCTGCTCGTGCACTTCATCCCGCCGTCAAGAAGCGGCCAGGGCTTCGGTCTCTTTTCCCTGACTACCATGCTGCCCTTCGCCGTCATGCCTCCGCTCATGGAATACCTGCTGCGGGTCGTCCCCGACGCCGGGCACGCCTACGCCTGGGTCTCCCTCATGACCCTGCCGGCCCTGGCCCTGCTGGCGCCCCTCGGACCCCATGCGAGGCAGGCGCATGAAAATGAGAGGCAAAGTTCTTCGAGACGGCCATCGACGGGGCTCGCCGACATCCGCTCGGCTCTGGAAAACCCCGGAGTGGCCCTCGTCCTGGGCGCGGGCCTGCTGACATTTCTCGGCTCCACCCTGCTCTTCTTCTTCATGAAGGACTTCGGGGCGAGCATCGGACTGGCCAACGCGGGCCTCTTTTTCACCGTGTCCACGGGGGCCACCATCGCCGTGCGCCTGTTCGGCAGTTCCCGTTTCGACAGGCTGGACAAGCGCCGGACCCTCATGCTCACCTTCCTCGCCCTGGCGGGGTGCTACGCGTCCTACTCCCTGGTCGCATCGCCCCTGCCCTTCCTGCTCGCGGCCGCCCTTTTCGGCGCCTGCATGGGCGTGGCCATGCCCCTTCTGCAATCAACCCTCTTTCACCTGGCCGACCCGTCCAAGCGCGGCCTGACCGCCAACCTCATGCTCTCCACCATGGACGCAGGCTATGTCCTGGGCCCCTGGCTCGGCGGCATGATGCTCGGCATGGGCCTGTCACACGCGGCCCTGTTCCGGCTCTCGGCGCTGCTGGCGCTTGGCGCCTGGCTGCTGATCCGCCAAAGCGGACAACCGTCCCCGGCCACCTTCAACCCTTCCCACGGGAGAACCCCATGA
- a CDS encoding molybdopterin dehydrogenase, with amino-acid sequence MSAYLPGTLADLWNLLEEADTAVMAGGTDFLVRRRAGKCAGRICCLERIPELRGLEAENGVLEIGAATTLTDLLESRAVAARLPMLHQAIRQLGSPLVRNQATLGGNICTASPAGDTLPALYTLGAQAVLMSRDAERVLDVAEFITGPGRTVLEPGEILARVRIPLPDPGAMQHFEKVGRRRALAISVASLTAVLRLDGDAVRDIRLAFGSVGPTVLRCAEAEAWLTGRALTADNLRHAAGLVRSAVRPIDDVRATADYRRQVAGNLILRLEAYRP; translated from the coding sequence ATGAGCGCATATCTGCCCGGAACCCTGGCCGATCTCTGGAACCTTCTCGAAGAGGCGGACACGGCCGTCATGGCGGGGGGAACGGACTTCCTCGTGCGGCGCAGGGCCGGGAAGTGCGCAGGGCGGATCTGCTGTCTGGAGCGCATCCCCGAACTGCGAGGGCTGGAAGCGGAGAACGGAGTCCTGGAGATCGGCGCGGCCACGACCCTGACCGACCTGCTGGAATCCAGGGCCGTCGCCGCCCGCCTGCCAATGCTCCACCAGGCCATCCGCCAGCTGGGCTCGCCCCTGGTGCGCAACCAGGCCACCCTTGGCGGGAACATCTGCACGGCCTCCCCCGCCGGGGACACCCTGCCCGCCCTGTACACCCTCGGGGCGCAGGCGGTGCTCATGTCGCGGGACGCGGAGCGGGTCCTGGACGTGGCGGAGTTCATCACCGGCCCCGGCCGGACCGTCCTCGAACCCGGCGAGATCCTGGCACGCGTGCGCATCCCTCTGCCGGACCCGGGCGCCATGCAGCATTTCGAAAAGGTCGGCAGGCGCCGGGCCCTGGCCATCAGCGTGGCCAGCCTGACCGCCGTGCTGCGTCTGGACGGGGACGCCGTCCGGGACATCCGCTTGGCCTTCGGCAGCGTGGGCCCCACGGTGCTGCGCTGCGCCGAGGCCGAGGCCTGGCTGACGGGCCGCGCCCTGACCGCCGACAACCTGCGCCACGCGGCCGGCCTCGTGCGCTCGGCCGTGCGGCCCATCGACGACGTGCGGGCCACGGCGGACTACCGCCGGCAGGTGGCAGGCAACCTGATCCTGCGGCTGGAGGCGTACCGGCCATGA